The Corvus moneduloides isolate bCorMon1 chromosome 20, bCorMon1.pri, whole genome shotgun sequence region TGGTGaccatccctccctccaccaGTTGTCTGGCCATGCCTTCCTTCTGCCTGATGTGTCCcctttgcatgttttccctGCAGGGCTCAGAATGGAATGCCTCCAATTTGGAAGATTTGCAGAACAGAGGGTGAGTAGCTTCAGGCCATCAGTTTAAAAGCAAGAGCCTGGCTTTAACCAACAAACTCTATTCCATACCTGCTGTGTAACCTGAGTCTTACTAAAGGGTTTGCAGATCCAAACAAGCTCTTGCTTCCTCCAAACTCCTTGTCCCACGAACAGGCACCCTAAAGTAAAAGAATCTTCCTCCGACCTTGACTAATGTCCCCAAGGCAAACAAAGGAAGGCAGCAAGCTCATAGCTATAAGTAGTAAAAAGCTGCAATTACTGAACTGGATGCTGCATAGTTGGCTCCGTGCCCTCGGCCCCAGCCCGTTGTTCTGGACTGATTACAGAGGCACTTCGGAcctccaggctgtggcaggaaggaaaatgtggAGAAGAGCATTTGGTGCTCTGAGTGGGGCCCAGTAGGAAGTAAagtcctgcagctctcaggCCGAGCACTGATGGGGTCCTCTGGTTCCTGCCATTCCTACTTTTCAAGCTTAGAGTGTCCTTTCTCCAGACCAGGTGGATATAAGCATCGGGATTGtgcaattaaataattattcatGGGTTTGGCTTATTTGTGCCAATCCAGTGGAAAAAACTAATCATGCTGCTGAATTGATAGTGTAATTCTATACCTCAGAAATTCAGCCTGGCAAAATTGACTCTTCTTGTTGAGCTCAGGCTTTGCTGTGGTTTCCTTGAGTCTGACAGGTCCTACTTGATTGCCAGTGATCTCATACCTGCTTGGGAAAAGGGGTGTCACTCCCTTGCAGCGCCCTTGTTCTGCCTGATATCCCAGCACGAGTGCATTTCATAAGCATCTTACAAGTAACCCTCAGGGCTAAAAATACTGAGTGCAGTGTACATAAATACCACACGCTTTCTCTAGCAGTTTCCTTTCCAGAAAATTTAGGGATAACAAATAAATCCTCCCCAGAGGCTCATTGTCTGTTACATCTCTCTAGttattttatgcatttgtttATCTTTGGTGTTACTTGGGGGCTTAGTGTTCATCTTCCCGTGGTTTTGGTACAGCAGGAGGAGAGATTCACAAAGGGGCTTGGAGAAAAGTGTGCAAACACTAATTGCAGGAGCTCTTGTGGCATAAGTGTTGCTGACACATAGCATAGAGGTGGTGGGCAGTGTGACCTGACATAGTGCAGAGGAAGTTTATATCCATGGATCCCTGTTATCAGGCTCTACACTGCCCAGCAAAACCTATTGTCTGTGTTAGCTGCTGCTTCCTTGCATTAAGTCCTGGCTTCCCAGGAATTTTGTTCAAGAGTGCACTTCCAAATGCCCTTAGCAAAGCAAGGCAAGGCTGCAGTGTAGCAGTGGGACATCTCTCTGAACTGGCTGTGTTTCTCTCTGTGTTCCCATGCAGGGTGCGGTATATTTTGAATGTGACTCGAGAAATAGATAATTTCTTCCCTGGGCTCTTCGAATACCACAATATTCGGGTTTATGATGAAGAAGCTACAGATCTTCTGGCTTACTGGAATGATACCTACAAATTCATCTCCAAGGCAAAGTAAgtcttttcagaaaacacaacaCACACGTTTAGAAGATATATActaagcattttgttttcctgctgattttcctaactgcttttcctccttgccTACCTAGCATCagagcattttcattttgtggtTTGCAGTAGAACAACATCTCCGTGCTAGAGGCTGCCCTGAACTGCTCAGTATCTCTTTGGGATGTGTTTCTAAGTTGTGACACCACGTTTGTGGTACAGGTTCTCTTTTTACTTGGAATACTGCTTGATGCCAGTGGGCCATTTGGGCTGAGCTCAAGGGTGCTACATTAGTCTTCAAGGGTTTTCCTGTATCTCTGTGTTTATCCACTTTGCAATAACAACTTCAGAAGAGCTGTTGTAACAAAATCTGTTGCAAATATTAATTAGACCttgttcttcagtttctttGTGTGTCTTGCTCCAGTTTGTAAATTGGATTATCAGATCACATCCCAGACTCCAGCTGCGGCCACAGTGttgaaaatacatttgataATACTCTGGTAAAGAAGTTGCTGCTTTCTTAAGCTTGTcatatgttttctgtttaatgatcctcttttgttctttctctcaCTTCAGGAAAAATGGTTCTAAATGCCTGGTGCACTGCAAGATGGGAGTGAGCCGCTCAGCATCCACGGTGATTGCCTATGCCATGAAGGAATATGGCTGGAACCTGGACAGGGCTTACGACTACGTGAAGGAACGGCGCACCGTCACCAAGCCCAACCCCAGCTTCATGCGGCAGCTGGAGGAGTACCAAGGGATCCTGCTGGCCAGGTGAGTGGAAGGAATGATCCTGATTGTCCATGTTAAGGCATGACACTTCAATGGTTGACTCTGTTCTTATAGTCAGAGCTTGTATCACTGCGTTGTGCAAGCTCGGGATCTTAGGAAGGGTAGCACTCTGTTCTCAGGGTTATCTcagctgagcctgggaagaTGGGTGTAACAAGGAGCTTTCAGGAGGCTGCTTGACTTCTAGGATGTTTGGTTTTTGGAAAGTAGCATCCCATAAAGTGTTATCTGAGTGCAACATTCAAGAGCTATGCAGGCTCCAACATAGATAAATGATATCCCTGTTGCTTGTAACATCACTTGGCAGGGAACTTGCTTTGTCTCCTCACAGTTCCCTGTTGAGCATgcccctcctcagcagctggtCTGGTTTTATTTAGATCCCCTTTGGTAAGTGTTGGTgtgaggggaggggacaggatgTTCTGTGCATTGCAGCAGTGGTGTTTATTCCTGCCTGGAGTCCTGAGGCCGGTCTGGAGCTGGGCCTGGGTATGGGCAAGTGTGTTGTAATCCCAAGCCTATCACCTGACTAGCAAAAAGAGATAAATATTGCATGTTTCTAAGCTGTGTTAAGCAATGTCTTCACGTGATCAGCAGGAAGGAGGTAGTGATACTCTGTTTTGCCAGATTATGGTATTTTGTTTGGGATCCTGGTGTGCTTTGCCTGGGAGCAGATCTGCAGCAAACAGAGTTACTCAATCTGAGCCTTCTGCCACAGGGGGTAGCTCTTAGCAGGTTTGGACCAAAGTAAACAGTAAATTTCAAAGCTGCTCAGTGCTATTGGGAGATGCCTGCTTATTGTGGAATcaatttaggttggaaaatagCTTTAAGGTCGAGTCCAGCCATTGTTTTATACGCTGTTATTTACAGCAGCTCAGTCACTCATGTGCTCGCTTTAGGGCACACTTCTTACCTCTGTCCCCTGCTTGATTTTGTCCTTTCATGTCAGTTCTATCCACTTGCAAAGACCTCCCTTCCCTTTCATTCTAGTAACTTATCCTTCCTTCTTTGCTCTCTACGTGTTCCCAGCAGCCTGACTGTGTGTGTTGCTGGGCCAGGCCTGGATTCCCAATTTTTACACCAAACCCTTGGTGAAAGCTCCCCTGTCACTGTAGTGtgcttcctctttccctctctgcacAGGTAAACAACCTCGGGGCTCCTCCCAACTTATTCCCTGGCCAGCTGCACCCACAGGATCTTCATCCTCCACCTCTTGCTTTGcctgctttcctctctcctgctccccaaaccctgccTGCCATAATGACCCTCTTTCTCTCTAAAAAAGCAGCCAAGTGGTATCGAGTCTCAGGACAGATCACATGGaatagataattttaaaaaacagtgcCCTGCTGGACTGAAACCCTTTGGGACAGACACCACACCTGCCTTGGGTGCCTCATGTGACACCAAACATGCTGCTGGCACCAGTTAGTAAAGGTCAGTGCTTAACTCTGGGCCAGAGATGACCTGACCAGTGTGGTTTGCAATGACCACACTGGGAACTTAGATCTCATTGGGGTAGATTggatggagaaaaagaagctttttaGGTGTGAAAAATGCACCAACAGGTTAGTGAACACCTGTGAGGAGCCCTGGTGTGGGACCAGCTGGTCTCTCACATCTTTAAGCCCTCAGGCTAGCAGTTGGTTTGGGTAATCTGCCAATCTGGTGGTTGGTGACATGCCTGCAAAGCCACCCTGTACAAACATTTTGGTTAaggattatttttcccttttagtaatttcttttttggaGGTATATCTTTCTTGCTGCCACCATTTATAGGCATGTGGCTTCCCTTCCACtgaagcacagccctgctcctgacCTACTCTTCAAGTCCCTGTACAATGGCACAAACAGGATTATTTGTGaggctttaaaaaatgcaagagCAGTGCGTTACATCTGTGGAGGACGAAAAAGCCTGCAGTAAATGAAGCTTCACTGAAGCAAGGAATGGCCCCTCCATGCTGCAGAAACTGTCCCTCTTTATCCACTTCCTCTCTCAGCtccaaactgctttttttccctctttctttgtGTTATTCAGCTTTGCCCTCTGGCCGCCTTGTTTATTGCTGCAGTATTCCAGGACaggtaaaaaaaacaaaaacataaaaaccaaCAGATTGACACTCATGTGACTGCTCCAATTTCAGGGGGAAGGTATGTGAGGGCAGCCATGTGCTCACACTATCCAGTTACGGTTTTGTGCTGGGGTTATGGCAACTGGGATatgttttccagctgtaaaaTGAAAACCCCCTGCCTGCTTTTAGTCACAACAACAAGTGTGTTTTGCTCTTTGGGACTGTCATGCTTCCTGGGGTTAGTTAAActgtcccctccctctgttGATAAACACAGCAAGGCTGAGCCAGGCCTGTTTCTGTTATTAGTTATAGATAAGTTACAGGAAACTGGTGTATGGGATCTCCTGTGCCTTGTGCAGCTTGTGAATCAGCAGCAGTTTTATACCCAAGCCTGGAGAGCTGGTGGGAGGTGTGGGGGACTCCTGGTCCAAAGCTGGTGTGGGCACAAGCACTGGGAATGTTGCCCAGGAAGGTCAAGGGGTGGCTGTGGGCTGTGACAAGGGACGTGGGCTCCTGTTCTCTGACTCTGCATCAAGCACCTCATGCAGGTTGTCAGACTGGGGAAGTGTGAGATTGGAAGATAGCACAGCACACCTCTGCCAGTGGTGCTTGACACCTGATTTGGTCCTCAGATCTGTGCCAGTTGCTCACACAGGAGGgtaattttcactttaaaaatccGATGTGCAGCAGAGGGCTGGATTTGAGCACTGAAGTGCCCTCAGaaaacaccagcagctccccaggctgTATGAGCAGAGATGGCAGATGACAATCCCATACAGAGCCCAGGCAAGAACCTGCCTTAAGGGCAAGCCTGGTTCTGCTGCCAGTGTCAAACTGCTCCAAAAACCATTGGAGACAGAGCATGTGCACTTCAGGACAGTGTCCTTGGCCTTTGATCTTGACCCTCCTCTCCTGAGAAAGGACCTGTGTCGCACGTGAAGGTTGTCACTGATTATAGGGTTGGAAAGCTAAATCTGCAATGGATTATTTTCCTTAGCTGTTCGGCACCCACAGGTGAGCTGGCACACGGTAATTAGCTCAGTACCATCTGTTAATTAACTTCCTGTGGTCACTGGATGTGTCTGGGAGCGCCTGCTCATAACAGCAAGGTACTGGAGGGGTTTTGCAAgatctcctgcagctccaaggaggtttctgtggtttctgtgtTCCTCCTAGGGGCAATGGGTGGAAACACATCCCTGTGGCCGTGGCCACTCAGCAAACCCTGGCAGCCTGGGCTAGCTCTGGGATTTCATGGCAAGAAGTTGCCTCCAGTGCTCTCTGTAAGCCCAGGTGCATGGGTTGGAGATTTTGGCAGGTGGAGATAAGGAAGGTGATGCAATGCCACTGGCAGTTGCTTGGCCTTTTGATGGTTCAGACTTTCCTAAAGGGGctttccaggagctggaggagttCTGAGCTTCCTTCCTATGGAAGGTGGGTGGTAATTTGGGCTGTTTGTTTACCATTGAGGATATCTTATGTATTTTTGCACACACCCACCTCTACTCATCCCACCCTATCCTTTGGTTACAAGAGCCAGTTATTGATGACTGAAGCTACTCAGAGAAGGAACCGTGAGGGAAACTGGACTTTATTCAGTGCCTACCACCTGCTTGTGTCCAGCACAAGGGGTTCTCTCTCATCTGGTCACTGCTCACCTGCTAGCAAATGGCAAAGTGCTGGCTGAGAAGGGACCAAATTCTGCAGTCAATTAAACATTGCATTTGTTGAGTGGACAGATCCAATGCCACAGGGGAATAGCGAGGGGTGTGTGGAGCAGAATGGTGCCATGGGATTCAGCTCCTGGAAAGTGGCTCTTTACTGaatcaacttttccagcagcaggtttGGCCCTGAACTGCTCAGGTGAAGCTGCAGTTGTGGCCAGTGACTCCTCCAGCATTTGGCACAGTTTTTGTTGTAGGTTGTGTCCTCTTACAACCTCTTACAAGGCAGATCTGGCTCTGGTATGTGGAAATTACtcactgttttcctttgctctcctTGCCCGCAGCAAACAGCGGCACAACAAACTGTGGCGCTCACACTCGGACAGCGACCTCTCGGATCACCACGAGCCCATCtgcaaggctgggctggagctgaaCAAAAAGGAGATCACCACCTCAGCCGACCAGATCTCAGAGGCCAAGACCAACGACAACCAGCAGCCCATGTCTCCCATCTACTCAGCTGAGCTggacagagagcagcagctcccagaggaCACAAACATGATCGAGGACGTGTGTGTGAAGGAGAGAAGGATCCACTTAGAGTTTACTTGCAGAGACTTCCACGCTGAGCAGATGGAGGACAAGCTGAACCTGAACAATATCAATGGCTGTACGGCAGGGTGCTGTGTAGACTCTGTCCCCCCTGACAACTGCCATGCTTCTGAGGCCTTaatgcagctccagcacccctTGGAAATAACGGAGTTTCCTGATCTGACAGTGGACGATCTAGAAAAAGATGCCCTTAAGCCTGATATGAACGTGCACTTGGTTCCCATGGAAGAATTCACTTCATGCTTAAAAGACTTCCCCCAATCCCCAAACCAAAATTCCCCAGGTCTCCAACAGAACCCTCAGCCCGAAGTGACAGACCTCAGCACAGACAGGATTGATTTCTTCAGCGCTTTGGAGAAATTCGTGGAGCTCTCCCAGGAGAGCCGGTCACGCACCTGCTCCCATTCCAGGCCGGAGGAGCAAGGGATTGGGAGGAATGGGGTCTCCAGGGTGCCCATGCTGGAAGTGCCACCTGCTGCAGATGGGAGTGCAGATGCTCGAAGGCACAGCCCTGGAAACTCTCCTCAGGCATCAGATGACTCTTCCACAGATGAAGAGCAACAAAAGGTTAAAATAACTTGCTCAGTTTTTTTAGGAACTGCTGCTCGATGCTGTCCGTGGGGTGGCTGTGGATGGGATTTTCTAGCCCTGCTTTCACTGGACAGAGTGTTTGGGGAGGGATTGCTAGATGCTTCTCCCTTCCTTCGCTTTTAGATACTTGCCCTTTTCTGCACTTTTTCCTTAAACATCAGTTTGCTGGCATTGGCAGGGCCATGAGCTGACCTTGACCTGACCTGCTGTGCTGTTCTCATGAGAAACTTATTTTTGAGTTTTGCATCAGGACAGCAGAAAGGTGGGACTTGACCCACTAATTTAGCCAGACCCTGAGCCCAGCCAGCATCCCAAATCTGCACAGATACTTATCTGACTTGAGAAATCCACCAAAGAATGGGGCAAAACTGGCCCTTTTCCCTGGTTGGGAAGTACCAGCATTGGGGCAGTAAATCAAGGCAGGTGTAGAGCTTCCATTGCTGGAGGAAGAAATTAACCTGTCCAGGTCTGGAGTGATGGGATTGGGCACGTCATGGCTCACTTCTCCTGGGTAGAGAGATGGTCTTGACAAAATTTAGTAACCTCTAAATTTAGGTACCTTTTTCTAGTAATTGCTTTTCAGCCTCCAGGACTCTCACAGGGATTGATGATGTCCTGGGCCATCATTTTCTGGGAGCTTCTCTTATTTAAATTCCACACTGAATTGCTTGAATCTTTTCCATCTCCATGTGAGGCAGTAAGGCTCTTCCAAATATAATAGGCCAGTGCCCTCTCCTGTGATTTGGCAGAGAGTGTCTGTGGGGATTGGGATCCTCCCTGGCCATTTTCCTCTGGGAAACCAGAGTGTTTCAATGCTTGGTCATTCTTTTTGCTGTACTTCTGTTTGCTCCATACGTGAGCAGAATTTGTCATGTTTTCAGTTCAAAATGGCACTTTTAGCAGTATTAGGATTCTTTCTGTTGGACttttcttcacttaaaaaaaaaaaaaagctacctTTTCCTTGGGGTTTGTGGCAATTAAAGTTCTTAGATCTCAGTCTAAGTGAAGATCCAGCCTGGAATATGTTAAATTCAGTCCCAGAGACAGTAAAAAAATCTACGTTAGTGATCAGTGCTGTGGTGATCTCTCTCCACACACTGCCACAtgcttttttgttcctttgggGATGTGCACCCCTGTTTTCTCTaccctgctgctgtttgccctGTGTCAGCACAGCTGATGCACTCCATAATTCTCCTGTCTGTGTGTTGCAGGAGGTCCCTGAGCTGCCTGGTGCAGGTCATCTCACGAGATCCCACTCGGAAAATGccatttctgtgaaggaaattaTCACAGAGATCGAGTCAATCAACCAGGGAGTAGGACCTGCCCAGCAAAAAGAGGGTTCAGCCAACCTCAGCCAGACACCAAAGAGGAACATGGTGCATGACCTGCCAGTGGAGGTGATTTGGGCATCAGAAAAACTGGAACAGAGTGAAGGAGCCTGTGCTGGAcaccaggaaaaggagaaggaccCTCTGCCAGCTGAGCAGGAAGAAGCCCCATCTCTGCAGCTGTCTTCTGGTAAATCAGACCTGGAGGAAAGCAGCTctggtggggagcagcaggagcctcGTGGCTCTATCAACCCTGAGCCCAAGTGGTGCCCCGGCTCCGTCCGGCGCGCCACGCTGGAGTTCGAGGAGCGcttgaggcaggagcaggagcaccagcacacagccccagcctgcacTTTACTGACCCGCAAGAACTCCAGGAACGACTCCCCTGCTGCCGAGCTCCTGCCACGGGGGAAGAGCGAGGAGCCACCCCTGGAGCTGGCTCTGGAGGGTGACAAGGTTCAGGGTCCAGGTGCTGAGGAAccactgctgcctcctggggcagagcagcctgtgggCAGACACCTGCCTGCACCCCTCGGGCCCCCTGCCCAGGAGTCCCTGCCCGCAGAGCCCAGCCCGGGGCAGGAGGGAGCGGCACAAGAGCGCAGGACAGTGGTCTCGTTTGACGGGACGGAGgagccatccctgccctccctcctgccaAAGAGAATCGAAATCATCGAATACACCCTCACGGTGAGGCCTGCAGAGCAGCGCCCCGACACAAGCTGTGAGCAGGGCGGGCTGGCCACGGCCACCCCGTCTTTAGATGAAAACTTGAACCCCTCGGTGTGCTTGGAGAAGGCTCCGGTGGATCCCTCGCCGCCGGAGCACACGGTACGCAAGCAGGCCGCCTTCACCGTGGGCAGCCGCAGCGAGGAAGGCGGTGGGATATCTGCTCACCTCGGCGTTGCTTCTCCCTCTGCCCAGGTGACTTGTCCACCTCCAGGCAGCCTCGAGCCCTCTCCTTACCCCTACATCATTCACCTGGAAGGTGTCACCGAGCAGAGCACGAGTACAGACGATGAGCCGGTCACGCCGTGTGGCACCGAGGGAGATGCAACTCTCCCGTTCAGGGATGGTCCCAAACCTCTCTGCGGGGGCAGTGCTGGCATCTCGAGGCAGCTGAGCAGTGAGGACTTCAGCAGGCAGCATGCTGAAAACATGGACTTTCTGGACATCTCGTTCCTGTGTTACAGCCTCCcgcacagctccagcagccgcAGCGTGAAGGAGCGCTCCAGCAGCCCCGGGCTGGTCAAGCAGCGGGCCAAGGAGATAGAGGCTCGGATCCGGCACGCAGGGCTCACCACGCCCTCCCACATGAAGCGCTCGGCATCCCTGGCCAAACTGGACTGCCTGGACCTCTCCAAGGATGACTTACGCGAGAGGGAGTCAGCCTCTTCCGATGCCAACCCGGTGCTTCTCACCTGCGTTGCCCTCGGTCGTGGCTTTTGTGGGGGGAGTTTCGAGAAGGGCTCAGAGAGTCCATGTGGgaagcatctcctctcctccccagagCCCACTAAGCATTTTGTGGAACAGCTCAGAACAGCCGAGTGCATTGCCCAGAGCAAGCCGGTGGAGAGGCCGCTGGCTCAGTACGCCAAAGagtgcagctccagccagcagAGTTTGTGTTCCAGTGCAGATCCGACGTGGACTAGCTCCGGGGAGAGCCCTCCACTGCTCCAAGTGCAGGTCCTGGACTCCTTGTCTCCATCTCAAGCTCTGGCTGTCGCCCCACGGCAGCAGCACGGGAGAACTCACCCTCTGAGGAGGCTCAAAAAGACCAATGACAAAAAGCGGACAACCAATCCCCTCTACAACACGATGTGATCCTGGGCCCTTGGCTGTGATTTCTTACCCAGAACCCGTGGTGTTGCTTTCACGCAAGGGGCAGGTGTAATATAAGGAACATGCACTTTATTGgttaattttatatatattgtCATTTTACTGTTCCTGGCGCATGTAGGTGTGGGTTGGTTCTTCTGTGTGTGACTCTGACTGCAGgactgtttgggtttttttaagtttaactCAGATAACctcaaatgttctttttttgttgttgttgttggtttgttttaaaagaacacCTTTACCATGAGAAAATTGATGTTGGCTTGCTTCGGCAAGGTGGAGTTTTGCTTACAACCAGATCCTAGTTCCTAACTTGAATTTTCCCCATGCCTTGAAATGGTGCTGGGCAGTTGGTGGGGTGAGAGCCCCTGTAAATGTGAAGGTTGTGCCAAGGTCCCTTTGTTTGgcctttcttttattctgtaaaCTGGAACTCCACGATGCTGGCAGAACCCTCACAAAGCTGCTTCAGGACAAACCCCCTGGGCTCGCTTCAGCTGGTGCTTCCCCAAAAGGAGCACACAGGGGTAAGTCCTCCCGAGGGATGGGCTCTAATAACCCTAGGCAGCACCTAGACCAGCTTTCCTGTCTGCCATGGGGCACacagagctctctgctctgtgctgaggtGGGGCAGAGCTCCTCCAAGAGCTGCCACATTCACCTCTACCCCCAAAGCCAgtgttcttttaaaacaaacgCCTCATTAGGGTTTTAACCCTCCCATTACTTGAATACTGCTGTGGGCCTTCCAAGTTCATGGCCATATCATCTGTCCTCCGCCCTCCTCCTACTGCCTGCCCTCTGCCCCAAAGCTGTTCTTGTGCTGCCTGagtttccctctcctctctgccacGCTCACGGGTGTTTCTGGCCGCTCCCCAACCTTGAGCTGTTTTTGTTACATGACATACTGCCCTTAATGCAAAGCTTTGTCCTCTCTGCTGTCACTTCTAACTCTGGACCCAGAGAGAAAATCTTTTcgtgaagatttttctttttctttttcttttttttcttttttttttgggggggggggggctaAATTGTATATAtgatatttatattaattttttttttggtcttttctatgttttttttttaaaaaaaaagaagggcaAGACTGTGTTCTGtaaactggaaaacaaacccacctGACTCAAACTCAGTTCTGTTCTTTGTGATCTGCACAGACACGGGAGTGGATTTGACATTTTAAGCTGTCTTCCCTTTCCAAAAGTGAGCCTTGATGCCAAATGTGTCCCTTCTCCTCCAGTCCTGCGTGAACCCCTGTTACCCCACGGTGGGAGGGGCACTGTGTGTCTGCCCATCTCCTTCCTGCTTGAAGCTGGGCTCCAGGAGTGCCAGTTGGACGTGGAAAGCTtttggctgctcccagccattCTGCAGGTTCTTGCTTCCCCAGAGAAACCGTGTGTGAAGGCTCTGCTCCAAGTTTCAGCAAATTATTTTGTGGTTTCTGAGCAGTTTGGCTAATCAAAGCTCCTCATTTCTAGCTGTGTGCATCAGCAAGTTGTCCCTGTGCTGtaggagcagagggaaaggccAAGAGGAGCTCTGGGTCCTGTCCACAGTCCTGTGGCAGGTCCTGAGCTGGTGCTCGGCTGGGGCCCAGACCTGCCCTCTGGGGAGGagcaaagcaaagagaagatgCAGAATGGCTCAGGCTGCTGAAGCCCAGCACGGAGAGGACGTGGtgtgggaggagcagcagccaaggcCATGCCTAGAAAGCAGCCCTAAAGCTGCAGAGCCTTGCAGGCTCTGATGGGACAAACTCTTGAGCTGGAAAGGAGTGCACGGCACCGGAGTGCTCTGGAGTATTGGGAAGCAGCATGTGcctgccctggggaaggggTGTCAGCGATCCCCAGCCTGCCCACAGCTGGTGGCAGAGGATAGCCGAGCAGCTGGCAAGGTAATGCCACCTTGCTGCGCTCCATTAGCTCCCAGGGGTCCTCCTGTGCTGCCTTGCAGCCTGGGCAAGGTCTGTGAGTCCgcctgtgctccagcagccacGAGCACTATCCCTCCCTTTCCTGAACTCTGGCAGGGGGTTGTCacccatgctggagcacagccctgtcctgggtCAAACAGCACGTCACCCCAGGCCATTTCAGTCCCTAGAAGTCACCCAAGCCCCTGGCCCAGGAGGCCAGATACTTCTTTGGGACACTGAGAGACATGTGGCTTCTCCTAGCCCGCTCCAGCTGGCTCCGGAGCCAGGCAGACCCTGTGGAAAGGCCAAGTGGCTCACGTCATCTTGAGAAGGGCAGGTTCAGTCCTTACCTCCCCCACAAACTTGCACCAGGCCCTACTGCCCACCATCCTGACCCCAAGGACATGCCTGCCTGCCCCTCCACAGGTGGAAGGGACTGGGTGCCACCAGCCTGCCTTGCATTGGAGGGTGCAT contains the following coding sequences:
- the SSH2 gene encoding protein phosphatase Slingshot homolog 2 isoform X3, which translates into the protein MIPYFSDNAVISQGAIAQLISESFLTVKGAALFLPRGNGSSTPRISHRRNKHAGDLQQHLQAMFILLRPEDNIRLAVRLESTYQNRTRYMVVVSTNGRQDTEESIVLGMDFSSNDSSTCTMGLVLPLWSDTLIHLDGDGGFSVSTDNRVHIFKPVSVQAMWSALQSLHKACEVARSNNYYPGSLFLTWVSYYESHINSDQSSVNEWNAMQDVQSHRPDSPALFTDVPTERERTERLIKTKLREIMMQKDLENITSKEIRTELEMQMVCNLREFKEFIDNEMIVILGQMDSPTQIFDHVFLGSEWNASNLEDLQNRGVRYILNVTREIDNFFPGLFEYHNIRVYDEEATDLLAYWNDTYKFISKAKKNGSKCLVHCKMGVSRSASTVIAYAMKEYGWNLDRAYDYVKERRTVTKPNPSFMRQLEEYQGILLASKQRHNKLWRSHSDSDLSDHHEPICKAGLELNKKEITTSADQISEAKTNDNQQPMSPIYSAELDREQQLPEDTNMIEDVCVKERRIHLEFTCRDFHAEQMEDKLNLNNINGCTAGCCVDSVPPDNCHASEALMQLQHPLEITEFPDLTVDDLEKDALKPDMNVHLVPMEEFTSCLKDFPQSPNQNSPGLQQNPQPEVTDLSTDRIDFFSALEKFVELSQESRSRTCSHSRPEEQGIGRNGVSRVPMLEVPPAADGSADARRHSPGNSPQASDDSSTDEEQQKEVPELPGAGHLTRSHSENAISVKEIITEIESINQGVGPAQQKEGSANLSQTPKRNMVHDLPVEVIWASEKLEQSEGACAGHQEKEKDPLPAEQEEAPSLQLSSGKSDLEESSSGGEQQEPRGSINPEPKWCPGSVRRATLEFEERLRQEQEHQHTAPACTLLTRKNSRNDSPAAELLPRGKSEEPPLELALEGDKVQGPGAEEPLLPPGAEQPVGRHLPAPLGPPAQESLPAEPSPGQEGAAQERRTVVSFDGTEEPSLPSLLPKRIEIIEYTLTVRPAEQRPDTSCEQGGLATATPSLDENLNPSVCLEKAPVDPSPPEHTVRKQAAFTVGSRSEEGGGISAHLGVASPSAQVTCPPPGSLEPSPYPYIIHLEGVTEQSTSTDDEPVTPCGTEGDATLPFRDGPKPLCGGSAGISRQLSSEDFSRQHAENMDFLDISFLCYSLPHSSSSRSVKERSSSPGLVKQRAKEIEARIRHAGLTTPSHMKRSASLAKLDCLDLSKDDLRERESASSDANPVLLTCVALGRGFCGGSFEKGSESPCGKHLLSSPEPTKHFVEQLRTAECIAQSKPVERPLAQYAKECSSSQQSLCSSADPTWTSSGESPPLLQVQVLDSLSPSQALAVAPRQQHGRTHPLRRLKKTNDKKRTTNPLYNTM